One Mytilus trossulus isolate FHL-02 chromosome 5, PNRI_Mtr1.1.1.hap1, whole genome shotgun sequence DNA segment encodes these proteins:
- the LOC134717881 gene encoding uncharacterized protein LOC134717881, whose amino-acid sequence MSNSYKDRHAKLGCMVLRLFPQVMQMILIQYFTPQWLQRKYTKNEYRFVFRANEIAVMDKLPNVDDFTIELCYKILISENMLDEPKCKWGNVPHEVEVEMTDDIQRLINATNSIVSIKSEEVTQNYSDKLLEHIKLIVTRTDSCFKQDTLRSMYNTLSRSGIDTTSVLQDLSMIKAIEVTKFLPNSESEEQERYSRLSMAIIETFPKILRHVIRSRISASQLYTMCKPSLKTFYPEQRTSLKELSNSNTYDSLDITIVYRLLKQFSLIPSPTKGWGVIPDNADTSLGDDIERIRCYRNDLAHRRDTNINQSHFNDYFNKFREICRRMDLHIFHYTDYEKQIIGHTTCAMDAETQIKYENAMKEIESIKLKYEKEPITFYWGETFEKSLRNLRSLLKEKILDGRQKVRLQIIFETENDVEKNIDILNSLKDEINEGLNGIEFIVATKGSIVLNADISLEMIETDELLQSTLVLFLEKILERIKTFATESIEMVLLPLEGVISPNTVFLLSTNPSQP is encoded by the exons ATGTCCAATTCATATAAAGATCGACATGCAAAGTTAGGATGCATGGTCCTTAGATTGTTTCCTCAAGTTATGCAGATGATTTTAATACAGTATTTCACTCCACAATGGTTACAACGGAAATATACGAAAAACGAATACCGTTTTGTGTTTAGGGCAAATGAAATTGCTGTAATGGACAAGCTTCCAAACGTGGACGATTTTACAATTGAATTATGCTACAAAATACTTATATCTGAAAATATGTTAGACGAACCTAAATGTAAATGGGGAAATGTCCCTCATGAGGTAGAAGTAGAAATGACCGATGATATACAACGGTTAATTAATGCAACAAATTCAATAGTTAGCATAAAATCTGAAGAGGTAACACAGAATTATTCCGATAAGTTGCTAGAGCACATCAAATTGATAGTTACCAGAACGGATTCATGTTTTAAACAAGACACTTTAAGAAGCATGTATAACACTTTAAGCAGATCTGGAATAGATACTACCTCCGTCTTACAAGACCTATCAATGATAAAAGCAATCGAAG tgACGAAGTTCTTACCAAATAGTGAAAGTGAAGAGCAAGAAAGGTATTCTAGGCTTTCGATGGCCATCATCGAAACTTTTCCGAAAATTTTAAGACATGTTATTCGATCAAGAATATCTGCAAGCCAGCTGTATACAATGTGTAAGCCATCTCTTAAAACGTTCTATCCAGAACAACGGACAAGCCTTAAAGAACTATCGAATTCAAATACTTATGATTCCTTAGATATTACAATAGTGtatagactattaaaacagtTTTCGCTTATACCTTCTCCAACTAAAGGATGGGGAGTTATTCCAGACAATGCAGATACTAGTTTGGGAGATGATATTGAACGTATACGATGCTATAGAAATGATCTTGCTCATCGACGTGACACCAATATCAATCAATCGCATTTCAATGATTACTTCAATAAGTTTCGAGAAATTTGTCGTAGAATGGATCTTCATATTTTCCACTATACCGACTATGAAAAGCAAATAATTGGACACACAACATGTGCAATGGATGCggaaacacaaataaaatatgagaatgcGATGAAGGAGATAGAAAGCATTAAAT tgaaatatgaaaaagagCCAATAACGTTTTACTGGGGAGAGAcctttgaaaaaagtttgaGGAATCTTCGATcgcttttaaaagaaaaaatattagatg GAAGACAGAAAGTTCGTTTACAGATCATCTTTGAAACCGAGAATGAtgtagagaaaaatattgatatcCTCAATTCGCTCAAAGACGAAATAAATGAAGGCTTAAATGGAATAGAGTTCATTGTTGCCACAAAAGGGAGTATTGTCCTGAATGCAGATATTTCGTTGGAAATGATTGAAACAGATGAATTGTTACAATCCACATTGGTTTTATTTCTAGAAAAGATTTTGGAACGTATTAAGACATTTGCTACTGAAAGTATTGAGATGGTTCTGTTACCTTTAGAAG gagttatctccccaaacactgttttccttctGTCTACTaatccttcgcaaccgtaa